From one Magnolia sinica isolate HGM2019 chromosome 18, MsV1, whole genome shotgun sequence genomic stretch:
- the LOC131233215 gene encoding phosphatidylinositol/phosphatidylcholine transfer protein SFH11-like isoform X1: protein MPPSKGSVNESVATTGSGIGSDHGQSLSKKGKANPRDVPIEEHFHFPVVEKKQSSLRKLSFKSMRNSLKKFGRSKAMQKIYGGPHNPRDEQMVQDFRNLLLKEGQLPEKHDDYHTLLRFLRMRAFDMQKAKDMYLKMLKWRSDFNIDTIDKDFIFDEYADVKKFYPHGFHEVDRYGRPLYIERLGLLDLNSLLTVTTIERFLKYHIIEQEKTLYSRYPACSVAVKKHIASTTAILDVKGLGRNNFSKPARDLFMEIQKIDSNYYPETLHQLFIVNAGSGFRALWQVLKAFLEPRTVAKIHVLGSTYQSELVKAIDPRNLPNFLGGTCTCSEYGGCLLKDRGPWTNTEILDLLQAVVDKEPTLGIEETSNMAFDEALEDFDREQKFGGDATSSMVPDSGDAYSPARQTWDKEHGGLEQHAQTDYVTNILPHKVLALEVGYKEMKAILQRLLVKQEDLVRQIQQLKELAFPVHASCAILIHEKC, encoded by the exons ATGCCTCCATCAAAGGGAAGTGTGAATGAATCAGTAGCAACAACAGGATCTGGAATTGGAAGTGATCATGGCCAATCCTTATCTAAGAAAGGAAAGGCTAATCCGCGCGATGTACCCATTGAAGAACATTTTCATTTTCCTGTAGTAGAAAAAAAGCAGTCTTCTTTGAGAAAGTTAAGCTTCAAATCTATGAGGAACTCACTGAAGAAGTTTGGAAGAAGTAAGGCAATGCAAAAGATTTATGGAGGCCCCCACAACCCAAGAGATGAACAGATGGTTCAGGATTTCCGCAATTTGCTTTTAAAAGAAGGTCAACTTCCTGAGAAACATGATGATTATCATACCCTTCTACG TTTTCTTCGAATGAGGGCTTTCGACATGCAAAAAGCAAAGGATATGTATTTAAAGATGCTGAAGTGGCGTAGTGACTTCAACATTGATACAATTGATAAG gattttatttttgatgaGTATGCAGATGTTAAGAAATTCTATCCACATGGATTTCATGAAGTTGATAGATATGGTAGGCCATTATACATTGAAAGGCTGGGGCTGCTAGATCTCAATTCGCTGCTGACTGTAACAACAATTGAACGTTTCCTGAAATATCACATCATCGAGCAAGAGAAAACATTATACTCAAGATATCCTGCATGTTCAGTTGCTGTGAAGAAGCATATAGCATCCACCACAGCTATCCTGGATGTGAAGGGATTG GGTAGAAACAACTTCTCAAAGCCTGCTAGAGATCTTTTCATGGAAATTCAAAAGATCGATTCCAACTACTACCCTGAG ACACTACATCAATTATTTATTGTCAATGCCGGATCTGGATTTAGGGCCTTGTGGCAAGTGCTAAAAGCTTTTCTGGAGCCACGGACAGTAGCTAAGATCCAT GTGTTGGGAAGCACATATCAAAGCGAACTGGTCAAAGCTATTGATCCAAG AAACTTGCCAAATTTTCTTGGTGGAACTTGCACATGTTCCGAATACGGAGGTTGCCTTTTGAAAGACAGAGGACCCTGGACTAATACAGAAATATTAGACCTTTTGCAG GCGGTTGTTGATAAAGAACCGACCTTAGGCATTGAAGAAACTAGTAATATGGCTTTTGATGAAGCTTTG GAAGACTTTGACAGGGAACAGAAATTTGGGGGTGATGCAACCAGTAGTATGGTGCCTGATAGT GGTGATGCATATAGTCCTGCACGCCAGACGTGGGATAAAGAGCATGGAGGCTTAGAGCAACATGCACAAACAGATTATGTTACCAATATTTTACCTCATAAAGTTCTAGCATTGGAAGTTGGATACAAAGAAATGAAGGCA ATCTTGCAAAGACTTCTTGTGAAACAGGAAGACCTTGTGAGGCAAATACAACAGCTGAAGGAACTTGCTTTCCCGGTACATGCATCTTGTGCTATATTGATTCATGAGAAATGCTAA
- the LOC131233215 gene encoding phosphatidylinositol/phosphatidylcholine transfer protein SFH11-like isoform X2, translating to MPPSKGSVNESVATTGSGIGSDHGQSLSKKGKANPRDVPIEEHFHFPVVEKKQSSLRKLSFKSMRNSLKKFGRSKAMQKIYGGPHNPRDEQMVQDFRNLLLKEGQLPEKHDDYHTLLRFLRMRAFDMQKAKDMYLKMLKWRSDFNIDTIDKDFIFDEYADVKKFYPHGFHEVDRYGRPLYIERLGLLDLNSLLTVTTIERFLKYHIIEQEKTLYSRYPACSVAVKKHIASTTAILDVKGLGRNNFSKPARDLFMEIQKIDSNYYPETLHQLFIVNAGSGFRALWQVLKAFLEPRTVAKIHVLGSTYQSELVKAIDPRNLPNFLGGTCTCSEYGGCLLKDRGPWTNTEILDLLQAVVDKEPTLGIEETSNMAFDEALEDFDREQKFGGDATSSMVPDSGDAYSPARQTWDKEHGGLEQHAQTDYVTNILPHKVLALEVGYKEMKAILQRLLVKQEDLVRQIQQLKELAFPR from the exons ATGCCTCCATCAAAGGGAAGTGTGAATGAATCAGTAGCAACAACAGGATCTGGAATTGGAAGTGATCATGGCCAATCCTTATCTAAGAAAGGAAAGGCTAATCCGCGCGATGTACCCATTGAAGAACATTTTCATTTTCCTGTAGTAGAAAAAAAGCAGTCTTCTTTGAGAAAGTTAAGCTTCAAATCTATGAGGAACTCACTGAAGAAGTTTGGAAGAAGTAAGGCAATGCAAAAGATTTATGGAGGCCCCCACAACCCAAGAGATGAACAGATGGTTCAGGATTTCCGCAATTTGCTTTTAAAAGAAGGTCAACTTCCTGAGAAACATGATGATTATCATACCCTTCTACG TTTTCTTCGAATGAGGGCTTTCGACATGCAAAAAGCAAAGGATATGTATTTAAAGATGCTGAAGTGGCGTAGTGACTTCAACATTGATACAATTGATAAG gattttatttttgatgaGTATGCAGATGTTAAGAAATTCTATCCACATGGATTTCATGAAGTTGATAGATATGGTAGGCCATTATACATTGAAAGGCTGGGGCTGCTAGATCTCAATTCGCTGCTGACTGTAACAACAATTGAACGTTTCCTGAAATATCACATCATCGAGCAAGAGAAAACATTATACTCAAGATATCCTGCATGTTCAGTTGCTGTGAAGAAGCATATAGCATCCACCACAGCTATCCTGGATGTGAAGGGATTG GGTAGAAACAACTTCTCAAAGCCTGCTAGAGATCTTTTCATGGAAATTCAAAAGATCGATTCCAACTACTACCCTGAG ACACTACATCAATTATTTATTGTCAATGCCGGATCTGGATTTAGGGCCTTGTGGCAAGTGCTAAAAGCTTTTCTGGAGCCACGGACAGTAGCTAAGATCCAT GTGTTGGGAAGCACATATCAAAGCGAACTGGTCAAAGCTATTGATCCAAG AAACTTGCCAAATTTTCTTGGTGGAACTTGCACATGTTCCGAATACGGAGGTTGCCTTTTGAAAGACAGAGGACCCTGGACTAATACAGAAATATTAGACCTTTTGCAG GCGGTTGTTGATAAAGAACCGACCTTAGGCATTGAAGAAACTAGTAATATGGCTTTTGATGAAGCTTTG GAAGACTTTGACAGGGAACAGAAATTTGGGGGTGATGCAACCAGTAGTATGGTGCCTGATAGT GGTGATGCATATAGTCCTGCACGCCAGACGTGGGATAAAGAGCATGGAGGCTTAGAGCAACATGCACAAACAGATTATGTTACCAATATTTTACCTCATAAAGTTCTAGCATTGGAAGTTGGATACAAAGAAATGAAGGCA ATCTTGCAAAGACTTCTTGTGAAACAGGAAGACCTTGTGAGGCAAATACAACAGCTGAAGGAACTTGCTTTCCCG AGGTGA